ACATGATGACATGGCCGTCAATATGACGGGCTGCCCTGCCCATCGTCTGGATAAGCGCCCCTTTAGACCTTAAGTAACCTTCCTTGTCGGCATCCAGGATAGCTACCAGGCTTACCTCGGGCAAGTCCAAACCCTCGCGGAGCAGGTTTATGCCTACCACCACATCATAGACGCCGAGGCGAAGGTCGCGCAGAATCTCCACCCGCTCCAGGGTGTCAATCTCGGAATGCAGGTAATGCGTCTTAATCTCCATCTCCCTCAGGTAATCGTCCAGTTGCTCAGCCATACGCTTGGTCAGCGTGGTTACCAGGCAGCGCTCACTTTTATCCACCCTGGTCTTAATCTGGTAGATAAGGTCGTCGATTTGCCCTTTAGACGGCTTGACTTCAATAGTAGGCTCAAGCAAGCCGGTGGGACGTACCAGCTGCTCCACTACCTGCTGGCTGTGCTTGTATTCATACTCGCTGGGAGTAGCCGATACGTAGGCAACCTGATTAATGCGCTGCTTGAACTCATCGAAGCTCAGAGGGCGGTTGTCCAGCGCCGACGGCAGGCGGAAACCGAAATCAACCAGTGTCTGCTTGCGGGAGATGTCACCGTGATACATGCCACGTATTTGAGGCAAAGTCATGTGAGACTCGTCGATAAACAGCAGGAAGTCATCGGGAAAATAATCGAGCAATGTCCAAGGCGCGCTGCCCGGGGCTCGACGCTGCAGATGACGGGAATAGTTCTCCACGGCATGGCAGTAGCCGACTTCACGGAGCATTTCCAAATCGTAGTTGGTGCGCGCCTCAAGCCTGGCAGCTTCAAGCAGCTTGCCCTGGTCTTTAAGCTCTTTCAGCCTCTCTTCCAGCTCAACCTTAATATCCTCTATAGCCAGCAGGAGCTTGTCATGTGAAGTGACGAAGTGCTTTGCCGGGTAAATGTCCACCGAATCACGCTCCGTCAGCAGCTCACCGGTAAGTGGGTCGATGTCAACGATACGCTCGACCTCATCACCAAAGAACTCAAGCCTGACGGCTATTTCCTCATACGCCGGCTGGATTTCCAGAGTGTCCCCGCGGATGCGAAACCGGCTGCGAGTAAAATCGAAGTCGTTCCGTTCATACTGCATGTCCACCAGGCGGCGAGCCAGCTTGTCCCGATTGCATTTCTCGCCCTTTTTCACAGCAGCCACAAAGCTGCGGTATTCCTCAGGCTCGCCCAGGCTGTAAATACACGATACCGAAGCCACTATGAGCACGTCCCGGCGGTCAAGCAAAGACCGAGTGGCGGCATGGCGTAGCTTGTCGATTTCCTCGTTTATATCGATTTCCTTCTCGATATAAGTATCAGTATTGGGAATGTAAGCTTCTGGCTGATAATAGTCATAGTAACTGACGAAATACTCCACGGCGTTATCAGGGAGATATTCCTTGAACTCGGTAGCTAGCTGAGCGGCCAGGGTCTTATTGTGGCAGATGACCAGGGTCGGCTTCTGTACCCTCTCCACGGCGTTAGCCATGGTGAAAGTCTTGCCGCTGCCGGTAACACCGAGCAATGTCTGCTGCTTGTAGCCTTTATTTACACCTTCGACCAGCTTGTCCACTGCCTGTGGCTGGTCGCCGGTGAGTTTGAAATCGGATACAATTTTGAATTGTGGCATTTAAAAAATCAAAGATTAAAAGTTAAAAAACAAAATGACGGCAGATGAACAACCCTTCACTTCTCGGGTATTTTGGAAATCCTGTCGAACTCGTCTCTCAATCTTTTATACGATTTATCCAAATCAGCGGCTCTATCCACGGTATTCTTTAGATGAGTCTCATAAAGCAAGCGCCACTTTTCATCGATATCAGCAAATCCGCGTGAA
This window of the Chloroflexota bacterium genome carries:
- the uvrB gene encoding excinuclease ABC subunit UvrB codes for the protein MPQFKIVSDFKLTGDQPQAVDKLVEGVNKGYKQQTLLGVTGSGKTFTMANAVERVQKPTLVICHNKTLAAQLATEFKEYLPDNAVEYFVSYYDYYQPEAYIPNTDTYIEKEIDINEEIDKLRHAATRSLLDRRDVLIVASVSCIYSLGEPEEYRSFVAAVKKGEKCNRDKLARRLVDMQYERNDFDFTRSRFRIRGDTLEIQPAYEEIAVRLEFFGDEVERIVDIDPLTGELLTERDSVDIYPAKHFVTSHDKLLLAIEDIKVELEERLKELKDQGKLLEAARLEARTNYDLEMLREVGYCHAVENYSRHLQRRAPGSAPWTLLDYFPDDFLLFIDESHMTLPQIRGMYHGDISRKQTLVDFGFRLPSALDNRPLSFDEFKQRINQVAYVSATPSEYEYKHSQQVVEQLVRPTGLLEPTIEVKPSKGQIDDLIYQIKTRVDKSERCLVTTLTKRMAEQLDDYLREMEIKTHYLHSEIDTLERVEILRDLRLGVYDVVVGINLLREGLDLPEVSLVAILDADKEGYLRSKGALIQTMGRAARHIDGHVIMYADTVTASMHEAMEETQRRRRIQEAYNKEHGITPQGIKKAIKDITERVKVVAETKAAYTPTPISKEEVLRLIKDLEAQMRKAAKNLEFEKASLLRDRIIELRKDEELLSPLTRFK